From the genome of Acidobacteriota bacterium:
ACGTTTGGGCCGCCGGCGTGGCCATCGTCCCGTTCGTCAACTGGTTCACCGAGATCAAGAACGAAGACCCACTGTTACGCGAATACGACATCGCCACCATGGGCGATCCGGCCGACCCGAAAAACAAGCAGCTCTTCGAAGACCGCTCGCCGGCATATCACTTGGATAACATCAAGGCTTCACTGATGATGCTCGCTGGTGGGCACGACCCACGCTGCCCTGCTTCAGAGACGCGCCAAGTCCAGGAAGCTATCGAGAAGCGCGGCGGCAAGGTCGAAGTGAAGATCTACGAGAATGAAGGTCACGGCTTTGCCAAGGTCGAGAACCAGATCGACGCGTACAAGCGCGTGGCGGCCTTCCTTAAACTCCACGTCCCACCCGCGGAATGTGGCTGCACGCTCGAGTAAAGCTCCAGGATCACCGTTGCAAGCGCACTTCTCTGTGGCAGAGAACGATTGCCCTTACCAGACCCGACATCGTGTACTCCTTTGCCTCGATCGTCGGGTTGAGGCCAAGCTCGCGCAGCGTGGCGGAGGTCACTGGCCCGATCGACGCTAGGGAGGTTCCGGCAAGCAGGTGCTTCTTCCGGCCGAGAAGGGTGATGAAATTGCGAGCCGTCGACGAACTGG
Proteins encoded in this window:
- a CDS encoding uroporphyrinogen-III synthase is translated as VVEAYETAVPAASGKRLRAALAKRARRPHVITFTSSSTARNFITLLGRKKHLLAGTSLASIGPVTSATLRELGLNPTIEAKEYTMSGLVRAIVLCHREVRLQR